The Terriglobus sp. TAA 43 sequence CGGCATCGGCAAGGGAGGCAAGATCACCATGTCAGCCAACGGCAAGAAGATCGCCGAAGGCCGTCTTGAAAAGACCGTCCCCATGCAGTTCTCGCTTGGAGAAGGTCTCGACGTCGGCTGCGACATCGGCTCGCCGGTCGACTTCACCTACGAGTTGCCATTCGTCTTCACCGGCAAGATCGACAAGGTCACCATCGAACTCAAACCCAAGGCAACCGTTTAGAAATCAAGCGGCGATTCAGTCCAAACGAAAGGGATCTTAGTCATGGCAGTTGCCAAGAAAAAAAGCGTCGCCCGTAAACGCACCGCAACGAAGGATCAGGTCGACCGGTCCTCTCTTCCCTTACCTGAATCGAAGTTCAAAGGCGTTGTCGCCAAGACCTATGTCAACTCCATACCGGATTGGCCGCAGGTACCTAAGCCACCGGATGGCGCGCCTAACGTGCTCGTCATCCTTCTTGACGACGTAGGCTTTGGCCAGGTCAGCACATTCGGCGGTCCGGTTCCTACGCCTTCACTCGACAGGCTGGCCTCTCGTGGTCTTCGCTACAACCGCTTCCACACAACCGCCATCTGCGGACCATCACGCGCTGCACTCCTCACAGGGCGCAACCATCACAACTGCGGCGTCGGTTTTCTCGCAGAGTGGGCTACGGGCTTTCCCAGCTACAACAACATGATCCCGAAGAGCACTGCCACAGTAGGCGCACTCCTCAAGGGCAACGGCTATAACACCGGCTGGTTCGGCAAGAATCACAACACCCCCGACTGGGAGAGTAGCGTCGCCGGACCATTCGATCGCTGGCCCACCGGCATGGGGTTCGATTACTTCTATGGCTTCATCGGCGGCGAAACGAATCAGTACTACCCCGTGCTGTTCGAAAACACAGTCGCCGTAGAACCGGGCAAGTCACCCGAAGAGGGCTATCACTTCCTCACCGACATGACGGACCGCGCTATCAACTGGATCCACTACGGAAAATCAGTCGCACCGCAGAAGCCATTCTTCTGCTATTTCGCACCCGGCGCCGCCCACGCACCACATCACTCGCCCAAAGAGTGGAAGGCCAAGTTCAAAGGCAAGTTCGACGCGGGCTGGGACGCAGTGCGCGAAGCAACGTATAAACGCCAACTCAAACTAGGCGTCATCCCGCCCGATACCGAACTCACCCCGCGCCCCGAGTGGGTCGAGCCATGGGATTCGCTCTCCAAAAACGAGAAGAAACTCTACGCCGCATTCATGGAAAACTACGCCGGTTACCTCTCCTTCACTGATCACGAGTGCGGACGATTGCTCAAGGCAGTGCAGGAATTACCGGATGCCGATAACACGCTGATCTTCTTCATCGTGGGTGATAACGGCGCCAGCTCAGAAGGCGGCTTCTCCGGAACCGTGAATGAGGTGATGAACCTCAACGGCATACCTTCCAGCCTTCAAGAGAACATGAAAATCCTCAAAGACATCGGTGGCCCCGACACCGAACCGCACTATCCGCTCGGATGGGCATGGTCTGGCAACGCACCATTCCAGTGGGTGAAACAGGTCGCATCGCACTTGGGTGGATCGCGCAACCCAATGGTCGTAGCGTGGCCAGCAAAGATCAAAGACCACGGAGGAGTACGAACCCAGTTCACACACCTCATCGACGTGGTGCCAACGATTCTCAATGTAGCTGGCATCCCTCAACCCAAATCAGTCGATGGCGTAAAACAGAAACCAATGGACGGTGTTTCCATCGCGTCCACCTTCGCTAGCCCAGACGCGAAGCCCGTGCGCGAACGCCAGTACTTCGAAATCTTCACCAACCGCGCCATCTACGACAAAGGATGGATCGCCTGCGCGCAACACACGCTGCCATGGCGACAGGACGTAGCGCCGGGTCATTGGGAGAAGGATCGCTGGGAACTCTACAACCTCGACGAAGATTACAGCGAAGCCAACGACCTCGCAGCCCGATATCCCGCAAGGCTCGCGAAGATGAAGAAAATCTTCGACGAAGAGGCCCGCAAGAACCATGTCTATCCGTTCGACGATCGCGGTGCAGAGCGCCTGTCTGTTCCCAAGCCCTCGCCCGGCGGCGCCGATCCAAACCGAACAAAGTTCACTTATTACGCCAACGCATCGCGTCTTCCTGAAACGGCTGCGCCCAACACGAAGAATCGCTCCCATCGCATCACTGCTGTCATCGAGATGCCAGCAAGAGGCGGCGAAGGTGTCATCGTAGCGGAAGGCGGTAAATCAGCGGGCTTCGCGCTGTATGTACAAAAGGGCAGGCTCGTCTACCACTACAACTACTTCGAGCGAGTACGAACCAATCTCGTATCAAGTATTCCACTGCCAGTTGGCAAATCCACGGTCACCATGGAGTTCGCTTATGACGGAGGCGGTCTCGGCAAAGGCGGCGAAGTAACGATTGCCATCAACAAGAAAGTCGTCGGCAAAACGCGCATTGAGAACACGGTAGCTGGCCGCTTCGGTATCGACACATTCGGTGTCGGCTCCGACACCGGCTCACCGGTGACAGATACCTATAAACCGCCATACCCCTTCACTGGCAAAATCGACCGTGTCGACATTCAGTTGGGACCCATGAAGCTCAGCCCAGCCGACGAAACCAAACTGCACGAAATGCACACGGCATTCGCCGGATCACACGAATAAACACACGAGCGGTTCTTGGGAGAAGAACGAACAATTCCCTGAACCGCTCACCCCCGCCTCACCATCGCCTGATCATTACCTGTCGACTCTGGCCTGCGCTGCGACGTCGGCCGTTAGTTCATTCAAGCGCGACAGGAACACTTTCAGAATGGGAGACGGATTCGCTTTGCGATAACCGATCGAAAGATCGATTTTGGGGCCGCTTCCCTCCAGCGGGCGAGTCGTCACCGCATCAGGAAGAAAGGTCTTCGCATACACGGGCAGCAGAGCAATGCCACGGGTCGACGCAATCAGCGACACCACGCCACCCAGATTGTCGACCTCATGGCTGGGCCGTATCTCCATGTCATTCTCATGCATGAATCGATCAATCGCGCGACGTAGAGCAGGCTGTTTGCCTGAGATGCTGAGAGCGGTCCCGGAAACACTGATAAATGTTTGATTCGCAATATCCGCGAGACTGACCGCGCTCTTGGCCGCAAGAGGATGATCTGCAGGTAGAAAAACTTCGAATGGCTCATCCACCAAAGTTCTGAAAGCCAGGTCATCGCTGCCGTCTTCTCTGCGTAGAAACGCCACGTCAATCCCGCCGTGTAAAAGAGCGGTGGCAAGCTGTGGAGAGTTCTGTGTCGAAATCACGATATGAATATTCGGCAGATCATCCCGAAGAAGCCTGAGCGCACCCGGTAACCACGTGGTGTCATGGCCAATCATGAATCCCAAAGCAAACGACGGCTTCGTCGGATAGGCAATTTGCCGCGCCGATTGCACCGCGACTTCAGCCTGCGAAAGCATTACGCGCGCATGGTCCAGAAACACTCGGCCCGCCGGAGTTAGCTCAACGCCCTTCGATCCTCTTACAAAAAGCGAAGCGCCGACCTCCTCTTCCAGGTCACGAATCTGGCGGCTAAGCGAAGGCTGTGTTGTGTTCAGCTTGTTTTCGGCTGCCAGCTTCAGACTTCGCGCTTCTGCCACCGCAACGAAGTATCGGAGATGTCTCAGTTCCAAGTGCCACCTCTGCACAAAAAGCATAGCCCCTCAGCCTACAAAGCAATTCCTCTGGCGACGTTTCGGCGCTATTTTTGCAAAACAGGTCCTTGGATAATGGCGGTCTTGCCCCTGAAACTCAGGGTCTCTCGCTTTCTCCTGATCTTGAAGGACATCACGGGTTATCAGAAAGGTAAGGAACATGCCTCATTCTCTTGAAGGAAAGATCGCGCTGGTCACAGGCGGATCACGCGGCATCGGCGCTGCAATTGCCAAACGTCTCGCTTCCGATGGAGCCAGCGTAGCCATCACCTACGCAAAGGACGCGAACGCGGCTGCTGTCGTGGTCAAAGCGATTCAGGACGCAGGCGGAAAGGCCATCGCAATTCAGGCAGACGCAGTCAATCCCGAAGCAAGCGTGGCAGCGGTTGAAAAAGCAGTAAGCGAACTCGGCAAGCTCGACATCCTCGTCAACAACGCCGGCACGGCAATCCCGAAGCCATTCGAAGAGACATCGCTGGAAGAGATGGAACATGTCATCAACCTCAATATCCGCGGCGTCTTCGTCACCACCCAGGCAGCATTGAAACGCATGAATGACAACGGCCGCATCATCATGGTCGGCTCGTGTGTCGGAGAGCGAAACCTCACGCCTGGGCTGGCTGCGTATGCAGCAACAAAGGGCGCCGTGAAAATGTTCGCGCAAAGCTTATCGCGAGAGGTTGGTACGCGCGGTATCACCGTCAACAACGTGCAGCCCGGCCCCATCGACACCGATCTCAATCCCGCAGATGGCGACTGGGCAACACCTCAGATCGCTGTCACAGGTCTCAAGCGCTA is a genomic window containing:
- a CDS encoding arylsulfatase → MAVAKKKSVARKRTATKDQVDRSSLPLPESKFKGVVAKTYVNSIPDWPQVPKPPDGAPNVLVILLDDVGFGQVSTFGGPVPTPSLDRLASRGLRYNRFHTTAICGPSRAALLTGRNHHNCGVGFLAEWATGFPSYNNMIPKSTATVGALLKGNGYNTGWFGKNHNTPDWESSVAGPFDRWPTGMGFDYFYGFIGGETNQYYPVLFENTVAVEPGKSPEEGYHFLTDMTDRAINWIHYGKSVAPQKPFFCYFAPGAAHAPHHSPKEWKAKFKGKFDAGWDAVREATYKRQLKLGVIPPDTELTPRPEWVEPWDSLSKNEKKLYAAFMENYAGYLSFTDHECGRLLKAVQELPDADNTLIFFIVGDNGASSEGGFSGTVNEVMNLNGIPSSLQENMKILKDIGGPDTEPHYPLGWAWSGNAPFQWVKQVASHLGGSRNPMVVAWPAKIKDHGGVRTQFTHLIDVVPTILNVAGIPQPKSVDGVKQKPMDGVSIASTFASPDAKPVRERQYFEIFTNRAIYDKGWIACAQHTLPWRQDVAPGHWEKDRWELYNLDEDYSEANDLAARYPARLAKMKKIFDEEARKNHVYPFDDRGAERLSVPKPSPGGADPNRTKFTYYANASRLPETAAPNTKNRSHRITAVIEMPARGGEGVIVAEGGKSAGFALYVQKGRLVYHYNYFERVRTNLVSSIPLPVGKSTVTMEFAYDGGGLGKGGEVTIAINKKVVGKTRIENTVAGRFGIDTFGVGSDTGSPVTDTYKPPYPFTGKIDRVDIQLGPMKLSPADETKLHEMHTAFAGSHE
- a CDS encoding LysR family transcriptional regulator; this translates as MELRHLRYFVAVAEARSLKLAAENKLNTTQPSLSRQIRDLEEEVGASLFVRGSKGVELTPAGRVFLDHARVMLSQAEVAVQSARQIAYPTKPSFALGFMIGHDTTWLPGALRLLRDDLPNIHIVISTQNSPQLATALLHGGIDVAFLRREDGSDDLAFRTLVDEPFEVFLPADHPLAAKSAVSLADIANQTFISVSGTALSISGKQPALRRAIDRFMHENDMEIRPSHEVDNLGGVVSLIASTRGIALLPVYAKTFLPDAVTTRPLEGSGPKIDLSIGYRKANPSPILKVFLSRLNELTADVAAQARVDR
- a CDS encoding 3-oxoacyl-ACP reductase family protein: MPHSLEGKIALVTGGSRGIGAAIAKRLASDGASVAITYAKDANAAAVVVKAIQDAGGKAIAIQADAVNPEASVAAVEKAVSELGKLDILVNNAGTAIPKPFEETSLEEMEHVINLNIRGVFVTTQAALKRMNDNGRIIMVGSCVGERNLTPGLAAYAATKGAVKMFAQSLSREVGTRGITVNNVQPGPIDTDLNPADGDWATPQIAVTGLKRYGHVDEVAALVAFVASSESSYITGANLTVDGGTNA